In Paenarthrobacter sp. GOM3, a single window of DNA contains:
- the miaB gene encoding tRNA (N6-isopentenyl adenosine(37)-C2)-methylthiotransferase MiaB, which translates to MSLTIPSPTASATPSATPRTYQVRTFGCQMNVHDSERMAGLLEDAGYVPADGDIADVVVFNTCAVRENADNKLYGNLGQLRQVKEAHPGMQIAVGGCLAQKDRETIVKKAPWVDAVFGTHNVGALPALLNRARHNNEAQLEILESLDVFPSTLPTKRDSVYSGWVSISVGCNNTCTFCIVPSLRGKEKDRRPGEILAEIQALVDDGAVEVTLLGQNVNSYGVEFGDRQAFSKLLRACGDIEGLERVRFTSPHPAAFTDDVIDAMAETPNVMPQLHMPLQSGSDKVLKDMRRSYRSSKFLGILDKVRERIPNAAITTDIIVGFPGETEEDFQATLDVVEKSRFSSAFTFQYSKRPGTPAADLPDQLPKAVVQERFERLTALQDRIAAEENASQLGRQVEILVTAQSGRKAEETHRLSGRSKDQRLVHFSVPAGAETPRPGDFVTVTITEAAAFHLVADPATAGDYLLRRSRAGDAWDRAQADSCGVPAPGAAPGKGGVSLGMPTLPVRRS; encoded by the coding sequence GTGAGTTTGACCATTCCTTCCCCAACAGCTTCCGCCACCCCATCTGCTACGCCACGGACATACCAGGTCCGGACTTTTGGCTGCCAGATGAACGTCCACGATTCCGAGCGGATGGCAGGGCTCCTCGAAGACGCGGGCTATGTACCAGCGGACGGTGACATAGCCGACGTCGTGGTTTTCAACACCTGCGCTGTGCGGGAAAACGCGGATAACAAGCTCTACGGCAACCTGGGCCAGCTGCGGCAGGTCAAGGAAGCGCACCCGGGGATGCAGATCGCCGTCGGTGGTTGCCTGGCCCAGAAGGACCGCGAAACCATCGTGAAGAAAGCGCCATGGGTGGACGCTGTCTTCGGCACCCACAACGTAGGTGCCCTTCCGGCACTGCTGAACCGTGCTCGTCATAACAACGAGGCACAGCTCGAGATCCTCGAATCGTTGGATGTGTTCCCTTCGACGCTCCCCACCAAGAGGGACTCGGTGTACTCCGGCTGGGTGTCCATCTCCGTCGGATGCAACAACACCTGCACGTTCTGCATCGTTCCCTCACTCCGAGGCAAGGAAAAGGACCGCCGTCCCGGCGAGATCCTCGCCGAGATCCAGGCGCTGGTGGACGACGGCGCAGTCGAAGTGACGTTGCTTGGGCAGAATGTGAACTCGTACGGGGTGGAGTTCGGCGACCGGCAGGCGTTCTCCAAACTGCTCAGGGCCTGCGGTGACATTGAAGGGCTGGAGCGCGTCCGTTTCACCAGCCCCCACCCCGCTGCTTTCACCGACGACGTCATTGACGCCATGGCTGAGACACCGAACGTCATGCCGCAGCTGCACATGCCGCTGCAATCCGGCTCGGACAAGGTCCTCAAGGACATGCGCCGTTCCTACCGTTCCAGCAAATTCCTCGGAATCCTGGACAAGGTCAGGGAGCGCATCCCGAACGCCGCGATCACCACCGACATCATCGTTGGCTTCCCCGGCGAAACGGAAGAAGACTTCCAGGCGACGCTGGATGTCGTGGAAAAGTCACGCTTTTCGTCCGCGTTCACCTTCCAGTACTCCAAGCGCCCCGGCACGCCCGCTGCCGATTTGCCGGACCAGCTCCCCAAGGCGGTTGTCCAGGAACGGTTCGAACGCCTCACCGCCCTTCAGGACCGCATTGCGGCAGAAGAGAACGCAAGCCAGCTCGGCCGTCAGGTCGAAATCCTGGTGACGGCCCAGTCCGGTCGCAAAGCCGAGGAAACGCATCGTTTGTCTGGTCGTTCCAAGGATCAGCGGCTGGTCCACTTCTCTGTCCCAGCAGGTGCTGAAACCCCGCGTCCCGGTGATTTCGTCACAGTGACCATCACCGAAGCCGCGGCCTTCCACCTCGTGGCGGACCCGGCCACCGCGGGAGACTACCTTCTGCGCCGGTCCCGTGCGGGCGATGCCTGGGACAGGGCACAGGCAGATTCCTGCGGCGTCCCGGCACCCGGGGCAGCTCCCGGCAAGGGCGGCGTATCGCTGGGCATGCCCACGCTGCCCGTGCGCCGCTCCTAG
- the miaA gene encoding tRNA (adenosine(37)-N6)-dimethylallyltransferase MiaA — protein MSTSSAEPHPPVIAVVGPTGSGKSDLGVNLALAFDGEVINADALQFYRGMDIGTAKITVEERKGVPHHLLDTMDVTEEASVADFQAECRAAIQEIHSRGKRAILVGGSGLYVRAALDVLEFPGTDPMIRKELEQECETHGLAPLRNRLEEVDPVSAARLGDARRVIRALEVHQITGRPFSSFMPQREYFRPAIQIGLSVDREVLRERLAQRVHRMVEAGLQEEVARLDAVGLRKGKTASRALGYAQFLKVLDGEADVAAAAEETIVATRQFARRQLTWFRADPRITWLDWQDPQLVAKAAAAA, from the coding sequence ATGTCCACCTCCAGCGCTGAACCGCACCCTCCCGTCATCGCCGTCGTTGGCCCCACCGGCTCCGGCAAATCGGATCTCGGGGTCAATCTTGCGTTGGCCTTTGACGGTGAAGTGATCAACGCAGATGCCCTGCAGTTCTATCGGGGCATGGACATCGGAACGGCCAAGATCACTGTGGAAGAACGCAAAGGCGTTCCCCATCACCTTCTTGACACCATGGATGTCACCGAGGAGGCCAGCGTTGCGGACTTCCAAGCGGAGTGCCGCGCTGCCATCCAGGAGATCCATTCCCGGGGCAAACGCGCCATCCTTGTGGGCGGTTCCGGGCTCTACGTCCGGGCGGCGCTGGACGTACTGGAATTCCCCGGGACCGATCCAATGATTCGGAAGGAACTCGAGCAGGAATGCGAAACCCATGGGTTGGCGCCGCTGCGGAACAGGCTGGAAGAAGTTGATCCCGTTTCTGCGGCCCGGCTGGGGGATGCCCGACGCGTGATCCGCGCACTTGAGGTCCACCAGATAACCGGCCGGCCTTTCAGCTCCTTCATGCCCCAACGCGAGTACTTCCGGCCTGCCATCCAAATCGGCCTCTCAGTGGACCGGGAGGTCCTTCGGGAACGGCTCGCCCAAAGGGTGCATCGAATGGTCGAAGCCGGGCTGCAGGAAGAAGTTGCACGCCTCGACGCCGTCGGGCTGCGGAAGGGCAAGACGGCTTCCCGGGCCCTGGGGTACGCACAGTTCCTGAAAGTGCTCGACGGCGAGGCTGATGTCGCCGCTGCCGCTGAAGAGACCATCGTCGCTACGCGGCAGTTCGCCAGGCGCCAGCTGACCTGGTTCCGTGCGGATCCGCGGATCACGTGGTTGGACTGGCAGGACCCCCAGCTCGTTGCCAAGGCGGCAGCTGCGGCCTGA
- the dapF gene encoding diaminopimelate epimerase — translation MDETASLSAQQPAAAGAAVTAPSLSGLAFSKGHGTGNDFVLIADPGDAHEITPEQVAQLCDRHLGVGGDGLIRAVPSRFLPEGRAMLEQDPAAEWFMDYRNGDGSLSEMCGNGVRVFVHFLIAEKLVELGPGETLTIGTRGGVKKVVRTATGYAVDMGPWEFIFPREATSKAMDALVSADGLEVARPGLSVSMGNPHTVVALAELSELAATQLFKPPVVDPKPANGTNVEFVVPAEPLVEDGVGTITMRVHERGVGETQSCGTGACAAAVAIRHWAGSTAPNDWHVNVPGGVVGVKFFPGAGGREHVELSGPAVIVATGTLS, via the coding sequence ATGGATGAAACCGCTTCCCTTTCCGCCCAGCAGCCAGCAGCTGCCGGCGCCGCTGTGACCGCCCCCAGCCTGTCCGGGCTGGCGTTTTCCAAGGGCCACGGAACGGGTAATGACTTCGTCCTTATCGCTGACCCTGGCGACGCCCACGAGATCACTCCGGAACAGGTTGCCCAGCTATGCGACCGGCACCTTGGTGTCGGGGGAGATGGCCTCATCCGTGCGGTGCCCTCACGGTTCCTTCCCGAGGGCCGCGCCATGCTAGAGCAGGACCCGGCCGCAGAGTGGTTCATGGACTACCGCAACGGCGACGGTTCCCTGTCAGAGATGTGCGGCAACGGGGTGCGTGTCTTCGTTCATTTCCTCATCGCCGAAAAACTGGTGGAACTGGGCCCAGGCGAGACCCTGACCATTGGCACCCGTGGCGGCGTCAAGAAGGTGGTGCGCACTGCCACGGGTTACGCCGTGGACATGGGGCCCTGGGAGTTCATTTTCCCGCGGGAAGCAACCAGCAAAGCCATGGATGCGCTGGTCAGCGCCGACGGCCTTGAAGTCGCCCGGCCGGGCCTGTCCGTCAGCATGGGAAATCCGCACACAGTGGTAGCCCTGGCGGAGCTCAGCGAGCTGGCGGCCACGCAACTGTTCAAGCCTCCGGTGGTGGATCCCAAGCCTGCCAACGGAACCAACGTAGAATTCGTCGTTCCCGCCGAGCCCCTGGTTGAAGACGGCGTGGGAACCATCACCATGCGCGTCCACGAACGTGGCGTGGGGGAGACGCAGTCGTGCGGCACGGGCGCCTGCGCCGCAGCTGTGGCCATTCGTCACTGGGCAGGAAGCACGGCACCGAACGACTGGCATGTCAACGTACCGGGCGGCGTCGTCGGGGTGAAGTTCTTCCCAGGCGCCGGCGGCCGCGAGCACGTAGAGCTCAGCGGCCCCGCCGTGATCGTAGCTACTGGGACGCTTTCCTGA
- a CDS encoding class I SAM-dependent methyltransferase translates to MESAHYFTAQPAGPFTRKPLTVELAGATRQLQTSSGIFSPDGVDKGTAILFSEVPPPSPQGNLLDIGCGWGPIALTLGLKAPHARVYAVDVNERCVTLTNENAAALGLGNVTASLPDQVDPAVEFDTIWSNPPIRIGKEELHSLLLTWLPRLAPGGNAWLVVQKNLGSDSLQRWLANELDSTFTVSRESTSKSFRVIRVRKASQ, encoded by the coding sequence ATGGAGTCTGCACACTATTTCACTGCCCAGCCAGCTGGACCCTTCACCCGCAAACCCCTCACGGTGGAGCTCGCCGGCGCTACCCGCCAACTGCAGACCTCCTCTGGCATCTTCAGCCCCGACGGCGTGGACAAGGGCACGGCGATCCTCTTTTCCGAGGTTCCGCCGCCGTCACCGCAGGGCAACCTGCTGGATATCGGTTGCGGATGGGGTCCCATAGCCCTGACCCTCGGCTTGAAGGCCCCGCATGCACGCGTTTACGCCGTGGACGTGAATGAGCGATGCGTGACGTTGACGAACGAGAATGCTGCGGCGCTGGGTCTCGGCAACGTCACTGCCAGCCTTCCCGACCAGGTGGATCCTGCCGTCGAGTTCGACACCATATGGTCGAATCCGCCCATTCGCATCGGCAAAGAGGAACTTCACTCGCTGCTTTTGACGTGGCTCCCGCGCCTCGCACCAGGCGGAAACGCCTGGCTGGTGGTCCAGAAGAACCTGGGGTCGGACTCGCTCCAACGCTGGCTTGCCAATGAACTGGACAGCACCTTCACGGTTTCCCGCGAGAGCACGTCCAAGTCCTTCAGGGTCATCAGGGTCAGGAAAGCGTCCCAGTAG